The Candidatus Hinthialibacter antarcticus genome has a window encoding:
- a CDS encoding sulfatase — MTTFMDDNSTASTGRRRFLKTAAASVALPMMNFAANPLRSAAAGKRNIIFVLIDDMRADSMSCMGHPFLQTPNLDRLVGGGVLFNHAYVTTSLCSPSRASVLSGQYAHTHGVMDNSTLLPQGTPIFPVELQKNGYETAFIGKWHMGGSSDAPRPGFDHWVSFKGQGVYNNPTFNINGKSVKREGYMTDFLTGYAEDFIKQDHDKPYFMYLSHKAVHAEFSPAERHKDAYSDVKIEHPASMANTKENYEGKPEWVRRQRHSWHGVDYMYHDNTDFDNFILDYNRTMLAVDDSVGQLMDVLEERGELDNTLILFMGDNGFLHGEHGLIDKRCMYEESIAVPLIAHCPELFEGGRRTDRIGLNIDICPTILEAAGVEVPGSVQGESLLPVLHSDDASWREGMLYEYFWERAFPQTPTVLGVRTERYKYMNYHGVFDLNELYDLENDPKEMNNLIDDPKHLDVQRDMHKRLLALLKETGASIVPSFKAG, encoded by the coding sequence ATGACTACGTTTATGGATGATAATTCAACGGCTTCGACAGGCCGTCGCCGTTTTCTCAAAACCGCCGCCGCCAGCGTTGCGCTCCCGATGATGAATTTTGCGGCGAACCCCCTGCGCAGCGCCGCCGCCGGCAAACGCAATATAATTTTTGTTTTGATAGACGACATGCGGGCGGATTCAATGAGTTGCATGGGCCACCCGTTTTTACAGACCCCCAACCTCGACCGGCTCGTAGGCGGCGGCGTGTTGTTTAACCACGCTTACGTCACTACTTCGCTGTGTTCGCCCAGCCGCGCCAGCGTACTCAGCGGACAATACGCGCATACGCACGGCGTGATGGACAACAGCACGTTGCTGCCGCAAGGTACGCCGATTTTTCCGGTGGAATTGCAAAAAAACGGCTATGAAACCGCTTTTATCGGCAAGTGGCACATGGGCGGCAGCAGCGACGCGCCGCGTCCCGGCTTTGATCATTGGGTGAGTTTCAAAGGACAGGGCGTTTACAACAACCCCACCTTTAACATCAATGGGAAATCCGTCAAGCGCGAAGGCTATATGACCGATTTTCTGACGGGGTACGCCGAAGACTTCATCAAGCAAGATCACGACAAGCCGTACTTCATGTATCTGTCGCATAAAGCGGTGCACGCCGAGTTTTCCCCTGCGGAGCGTCATAAAGATGCTTACAGCGATGTGAAAATCGAGCACCCCGCTTCGATGGCGAACACCAAAGAAAATTACGAAGGCAAGCCGGAGTGGGTGCGCCGCCAGCGTCATAGCTGGCACGGCGTGGATTACATGTACCACGACAATACCGATTTTGATAACTTCATCCTCGATTACAACCGTACCATGTTGGCGGTCGATGACAGCGTTGGGCAGCTGATGGACGTGTTGGAAGAACGCGGCGAACTCGATAATACACTCATTCTGTTTATGGGCGACAACGGCTTTTTGCACGGAGAACACGGCCTGATCGACAAACGCTGCATGTATGAAGAATCCATCGCGGTGCCTTTGATCGCGCATTGCCCCGAACTCTTCGAAGGCGGGCGCCGCACCGACCGTATCGGTCTCAACATTGATATCTGCCCGACCATTCTCGAAGCGGCGGGCGTCGAGGTTCCCGGCAGCGTCCAGGGCGAATCGTTGCTGCCTGTTTTGCATAGCGACGACGCCAGCTGGCGCGAGGGCATGTTGTATGAATACTTCTGGGAGCGCGCATTTCCGCAGACGCCAACGGTGTTGGGCGTACGCACCGAGCGCTACAAATATATGAACTACCACGGCGTCTTTGATCTCAACGAATTATACGATCTCGAAAACGACCCGAAGGAAATGAACAACCTGATCGACGATCCAAAGCATTTGGACGTACAGCGCGATATGCACAAACGCTTGCTTGCGTTACTCAAAGAAACCGGCGCCAGCATCGTCCCCAGTTTCAAAGCGGGGTGA
- a CDS encoding SGNH/GDSL hydrolase family protein, with translation MFLRTIVLTIVISAICLPISAQQGFELKDGNTLVFLGDSITQAGTQPEGYITLFKLFCGVNGYDVNIINAGIGGHKSNDMLARLEKDVLAHKPDWVSFSCGVNDVWHSFNPKLKGVPLPDYKKNMTEIIDKIQQSGAKVLLLTATPIYENLQSDQNKKLADYNEFLRDFAKERGLMLCDLSKAFHDRLSKKMFPDKKLLTTDGVHMNPRGNRLMARGIVMSLGATYQERRRAENRWELVNNMKEMGE, from the coding sequence GTGTTTCTACGAACTATTGTCTTAACAATTGTTATTTCAGCCATTTGTCTGCCAATTAGCGCACAGCAGGGGTTTGAACTAAAAGACGGGAATACTTTAGTGTTTCTGGGAGACAGCATTACCCAGGCGGGAACGCAGCCTGAGGGCTATATAACGCTATTCAAGTTATTTTGCGGCGTGAACGGCTATGACGTCAATATTATCAATGCCGGAATCGGCGGTCATAAGTCTAACGATATGCTGGCCCGGCTCGAAAAAGACGTGTTGGCGCATAAACCTGACTGGGTCAGTTTCTCTTGTGGAGTCAACGATGTCTGGCACTCTTTTAACCCAAAATTGAAGGGCGTTCCATTGCCGGATTACAAGAAAAATATGACGGAAATCATTGATAAGATTCAACAAAGCGGCGCGAAGGTGCTGTTGTTGACCGCAACCCCGATCTATGAAAACCTGCAAAGCGACCAAAATAAGAAACTTGCCGATTACAACGAATTTTTGCGGGACTTTGCTAAAGAGAGAGGGCTTATGCTCTGCGATTTGAGTAAGGCGTTTCATGACCGGTTGTCAAAAAAGATGTTTCCAGACAAAAAACTGCTCACCACCGACGGCGTACACATGAACCCGCGCGGCAACCGCTTGATGGCCCGCGGCATCGTGATGAGCCTGGGCGCGACTTACCAGGAAAGACGCCGCGCCGAAAACCGTTGGGAACTGGTAAATAACATGAAAGAGATGGGGGAATAA